The genomic stretch AAAAAGATTTGGTAGAAAATTTTGATTATAATTTAGCAGCCAAAGATAAACAAAGTAGGCTTTTGGTTGGAGCAGCTATTGGAGTAAATGGAGATTTTATGGAACGTGTTGATGCTCTCGTAGAAGCTGAAGTGGATATAATTGATTTAGACATTGCTCATGGTCACTCAGTGATTGAAATAGAAGCACTAAAACTTATAAAAGCAAAATATCCAAATTTGGAAATAATGGCAGGAAATATTGCAACATCTCAAGCTGCAAAAGATTTGATAGAAGCAGGAGCTGATTGTGTAAAGGTTGGAATTGGTCCAGGATCAACTTGTACAACAAGAATTACAACTGGCTTTGGTGTACCACAACTTACTGCAATAATGGATATTTACCCAGTGTGCAAGGAATTGGGAGTTCCAATGATTGCCGATGGCGGAATAAAACAGCCAGGAGATTTGGTAAAGGCAATGGTGGCAGGTGCTGATACAGTAATGCTTGGTGGACAGTTGTCAGGAACTGAAGAAACACCAGGACCAACAATAAATTACAATGGTAGACAATACAAAATTTCTCGTGGTATGGCATCTCTTACAGCAGCATTGTCTCGTCCAGGAGCAAATGAGAATGTAAATCAAATAACTCCAGAAGGAGTTGAGGCAAAAGTTCCATATCGTGGAGCAGTAAAAGAAGTAATTGGTAGATATATTGGCGGACTTCGATCGGGAATGAGTTATGGAAATTCAGAGACGATAGAAGAGCTTAGAGAATGTGAGCTTATTAGAATTACAAACTCAGGAATGAGAGAATCAAATTCACATGACAATGAAGTTTTATAAGTTATCAGTACCAAGTTATAAAGTTAAAAGTATTTGTCTTTCAACTTTATAACTTTCTAACTTTATGAACTATTATATTAAATATTTTGGTTGTGATATGAACAAATCAGACGCCGAGCGCGTGTCCTCTATTTTGGAATCTTTAAAATACAAAAAAACAGACAATATTTTAAATGCTGATGTAATTGTTGTTTTGGCTTGTAGCGTTAGACAAACTGCTACAGATAGAATTTATGGAATTTTCAAAGACAAAAAATTAAAAAAGTCAGTAATAAAAATTCTTACTGGCTGTGTGCTAAAAGAAGATACAAAAAAATTACAAAAAAGGTTTGATATCATAATTGATATTACAAAGATTAATAATCTTTCAAAATTAATAAGCAAAAAAAGTGAATATAATTATGATCCAAAGGATGTAAAGTATTTTAATATTATTCCAAATCATAATAACTATTTGGCGCTAGTCCCAATATCAAATGGTTGTAATAATTTTTGTACATATTGTGCTGTACCATATACAAGAGGTTTGGAAAAAAATAGATCTGCAAAAAGTATTATAAATGAAATAAAGAGTCTACCAAAAAATATAAAACAAATAATGCTATTAGGGCAAACCGTGAACTCTTATGTAAATCCAGATAAAAGTTCCAATATAAAAGATTTTAGTGATTTATTGGAAGCTGTTGCTATTTTAAAACCAGATACTTGGATTACTTTTATTTCACCTTATCCTACAAAATTTGATGACAAATTAATAAAAGTTATAGCAAAATATAAAAATATTTCACATCATATTCACATTCCTCTTCAATCTGGAAATGACAGAATACTCCAAATGATGAATAGGAGGTATGATTCAAGTGAATTTTTGGAAATAATAAGTAAAATTTATAAAAATATTCCAGATGCAAACATTACAACAGATGTTATAGTGGGATTTCCTACTGAATCTGAAAAAGATTTCAATGATACTTTGGCAGTTTTGAAAAAAACAAAAGTTACTTTGGTTTATAGTGGATTATATTCTCCTCGACCTGGTACAGTTTCTTATAAAATTTATAAAGATAACGTAGAAAAAATTACAAAGAGAAAACGAGATGAAAAAATGACAAAGATAATAGCAAGTCAATCACTGCAAAGAAATAAAAAATATTTGGGTAATATTGTAAAAGTTTTGGTGCAAAATAAAAACAATAAACAAGAATATCTTGGAAAAATGCAGACATATGAAACTGTAAAAATAAAGGGAATAAATGATAAATATATTGGACAATTTGTTGATGTAAAGATAGATAAGGCTTTAAACTGGCGCCTAGAAGGAGAAGTAATAAAATGAATAATAAAAAAATAATTTGTATAGTGGGACCAACAGCATGTGGCAAAACAAAATTGGGAGTTCGTCTTGCAAGAAAATTTAATGGTGAAATTATTTCTGCAGATTCACGTCAAGTTTATACTGGTATGGATATTGGTACTGGAAAAGATTTGAAAGAATATGGAAAAATACCATATCATATTATAGATATTTCAAATCCAAAAAAACAAGTAACATTATCTCTTTGGCAAAATTTGGCAATAAAAAAAATAAAAGAACTTCAAGAATATGGAAAAATTCCTTTTGTTGTTGGTGGTACGGGATTATATATAAACTCAATTGTTGATGGGTATATTTTAAATGATGAAAAGATAAACAAAGAATTTAGAAAAAAATTAAATTCTACTTCTCTATTAGAACTTCAAAAAATACTAAAAAAATTAGATAAAATAGCTTATTCCAAAATTGATATAAATAATAAAAGAAGAATCATAAGAGCAATTGAAATAGTAAAAGCAGGCTCCTCTATTTCAAAATCAAGAAGAAAAAAAATATTTGATTCGCTTGTTATTGGAATAACATTTGATAGAGATGTAATAAACAAAAGAATAGATAAAAGACTAAAAGACAGAATTGCTGATGAGAATATGATAGAAGAAATTGCAGGACTAAAAAAATTAGGACTTTCATGGAAAAGATTGGAAGATTTTGGACTTGAGTATAGATATGTTGGGAGATATTTGAAAAAAGAATTAGAATTTGACGAAATGATAAATCAACTTGAAATAGCTACTCATCAATTTGCAAAAAGACAAATGACCTGGTTTCATAAAAGAAAAGATATTATTTGGGTAAAGGATTATAAAGAAGCAGAAAAATTGGTTAGTAGTTTTTTAAACAAATAAAAATATGGCATTTATTTATGAAACAGAAAATTTTATAGTCGAGGCATTTGATAAACCACATGTTACAAGGCTTGATGGTGGTCATATAAAAATTATGCCAAAAATAAAAGTTCTTGATCGCTCAGAATTAAGTCCAAAATTAGCTATTGAATTAATGAGATTAACAATGATTATTGGAAAAGCTTTTAAAATAGCAATGACAAATCGTGGCGTAGAAATAATGCGTGTTAATTATCATGACATGGATAATTGGGCATATAAAAAAGATGAAAAGCCATATTTTCATATTCATTTATATGGAAGAGCAAAAAATGCAAAATTTCAGCCATATTATGAGGCAGTTCAATTGCCAGATAGAAATACTGGATTTTATGATAATTTTGAACCGCTGTATGAAGATGATGTAAAAGAAATCCAAAAACAAATAAATATAATTTTGAAAGAAAGAAATTATAGTAACAAAGAATGGGGCTTGTAGGTTCCATTTTTTGTTTGATATAATGTTTAAAAAATTTTGAGCCAGATCATTCGATCTGGCTCAGTTTGGTTTTGAAAGCTATTTGTGTTTAGATAACGATTTTTACATCATCTATCTTATATTCCCTACCGCAATATTTGCATTTG from Patescibacteria group bacterium encodes the following:
- the guaB gene encoding IMP dehydrogenase, whose protein sequence is MEIRTALTYDDVLIVPKKSFIKSRKDVDTSCKLSKNLKLNIPIISANMDTVTESRMAIAMAKLGGIGIIHRFCSIESQVKEVLKVKRYQSMIIRRPFVVNPNNTIKELKAKVKEFGYSGFLVSDDENVKLLGIITKRDYILSQDDDLLVKDLMTPHTRLITANSEISIDGAKEIFSKHKIEKLPIVDENFNIKGLITKKDLVENFDYNLAAKDKQSRLLVGAAIGVNGDFMERVDALVEAEVDIIDLDIAHGHSVIEIEALKLIKAKYPNLEIMAGNIATSQAAKDLIEAGADCVKVGIGPGSTCTTRITTGFGVPQLTAIMDIYPVCKELGVPMIADGGIKQPGDLVKAMVAGADTVMLGGQLSGTEETPGPTINYNGRQYKISRGMASLTAALSRPGANENVNQITPEGVEAKVPYRGAVKEVIGRYIGGLRSGMSYGNSETIEELRECELIRITNSGMRESNSHDNEVL
- the miaA gene encoding tRNA (adenosine(37)-N6)-dimethylallyltransferase MiaA, coding for MNNKKIICIVGPTACGKTKLGVRLARKFNGEIISADSRQVYTGMDIGTGKDLKEYGKIPYHIIDISNPKKQVTLSLWQNLAIKKIKELQEYGKIPFVVGGTGLYINSIVDGYILNDEKINKEFRKKLNSTSLLELQKILKKLDKIAYSKIDINNKRRIIRAIEIVKAGSSISKSRRKKIFDSLVIGITFDRDVINKRIDKRLKDRIADENMIEEIAGLKKLGLSWKRLEDFGLEYRYVGRYLKKELEFDEMINQLEIATHQFAKRQMTWFHKRKDIIWVKDYKEAEKLVSSFLNK
- the miaB gene encoding tRNA (N6-isopentenyl adenosine(37)-C2)-methylthiotransferase MiaB; protein product: MNYYIKYFGCDMNKSDAERVSSILESLKYKKTDNILNADVIVVLACSVRQTATDRIYGIFKDKKLKKSVIKILTGCVLKEDTKKLQKRFDIIIDITKINNLSKLISKKSEYNYDPKDVKYFNIIPNHNNYLALVPISNGCNNFCTYCAVPYTRGLEKNRSAKSIINEIKSLPKNIKQIMLLGQTVNSYVNPDKSSNIKDFSDLLEAVAILKPDTWITFISPYPTKFDDKLIKVIAKYKNISHHIHIPLQSGNDRILQMMNRRYDSSEFLEIISKIYKNIPDANITTDVIVGFPTESEKDFNDTLAVLKKTKVTLVYSGLYSPRPGTVSYKIYKDNVEKITKRKRDEKMTKIIASQSLQRNKKYLGNIVKVLVQNKNNKQEYLGKMQTYETVKIKGINDKYIGQFVDVKIDKALNWRLEGEVIK